In a single window of the Streptomyces sp. NBC_00285 genome:
- a CDS encoding sensor histidine kinase, with amino-acid sequence MKLRRPPAPLLDAALIAASLLDVWVQVDTDDRPALACALLAAFALTLRRRLALVTFLLTLPTTLVTDSVFATLAALYTLASLDRRRSLLAVCAVAFTVGDTTEWSWPSPAFVHLSDSSDLITVTYSLATAAAPVFLGQLTQARRELSLRLTEVSEAREHEQRMLAQSVLAQERTRLAREMHDAVSHQVSLIAVRAGALQVGSRDPATKDAAATIRRLSVETLDELRHMVGVLRAAGSGPTELTPQPSLADLQRLVDTSGIEADLHADLPDDLSPPVQRAVYRTVQEALTNVRKHAPGARATLHIHQRDSTVHATVTNTAPNRPALPLPGAHHGLIGLRQRAELLGGTITAGPTSDGGYELHLELRVAGVP; translated from the coding sequence ATGAAACTCCGCAGGCCGCCTGCCCCGCTGTTGGACGCCGCGCTCATTGCAGCCTCGCTGCTTGACGTCTGGGTGCAGGTCGACACCGACGACCGGCCGGCCCTGGCCTGCGCCTTGCTTGCCGCCTTCGCGCTCACACTGCGCCGCCGCTTGGCGCTGGTCACCTTCCTGCTCACCCTGCCGACCACTCTGGTCACCGACTCGGTGTTCGCCACCCTGGCCGCGCTGTACACCCTGGCGTCCCTTGACCGGCGTCGCAGCCTGCTGGCCGTCTGCGCCGTGGCGTTCACGGTCGGCGACACCACCGAGTGGTCGTGGCCGTCCCCGGCGTTCGTGCACCTGTCGGACTCATCGGACCTGATCACGGTGACCTATAGCCTGGCGACTGCGGCCGCACCCGTCTTCCTCGGCCAACTCACCCAGGCCCGACGAGAGTTGTCGCTGCGCCTCACGGAGGTATCAGAGGCACGCGAGCACGAGCAACGGATGCTGGCCCAGAGCGTGCTGGCGCAGGAACGCACCCGCCTCGCCCGGGAGATGCACGACGCCGTCTCCCATCAGGTCAGCCTGATCGCCGTGCGCGCCGGAGCACTCCAGGTGGGCAGCCGGGACCCGGCGACGAAGGACGCCGCGGCCACAATCCGCCGGCTCAGCGTGGAGACACTGGACGAACTGCGGCACATGGTCGGCGTGCTGCGAGCCGCCGGAAGCGGCCCGACAGAGCTCACACCTCAGCCATCCCTCGCCGACCTCCAGCGGCTGGTAGACACCAGCGGCATCGAAGCCGATCTGCACGCGGATCTGCCCGACGACCTTTCACCGCCCGTCCAGCGCGCCGTCTACCGCACGGTCCAGGAAGCCCTGACCAACGTGCGCAAACACGCCCCCGGCGCCAGAGCCACCCTCCACATCCACCAGCGGGACAGCACGGTCCACGCCACCGTCACCAACACGGCCCCAAACCGCCCCGCCCTCCCTCTGCCCGGCGCCCACCACGGCCTCATCGGTCTGCGCCAGCGCGCCGAACTCCTCGGTGGCACCATCACCGCCGGCCCAACGTCCGACGGCGGATACGAACTCCACCTGGAACTCCGGGTCGCCGGTGTGCCGTGA
- a CDS encoding class I SAM-dependent methyltransferase, giving the protein MRFFDRVLFGDSRTRTCSQATGTVLEIAVGTGLNLPLYPADTRLTGIDWSPAMLDHACHRADQLQLTVELIEADAHALSFPDASFDTVVCTFSLCAIPDDRQAVAEMIRVLRPGGRLLLLDHVISSGWPTRILQRLLDLVTVPLGGEHLCRRPLVHVRAAGLEIEERDRSKLGIVERVAARKPA; this is encoded by the coding sequence ATGCGCTTCTTCGACCGGGTGCTGTTCGGCGACAGCCGGACCCGGACCTGCTCCCAGGCGACCGGGACGGTCCTGGAGATCGCCGTCGGCACCGGCCTCAATCTCCCCCTCTATCCCGCCGACACCCGGCTCACCGGGATCGACTGGAGCCCGGCCATGCTGGATCACGCCTGCCACCGCGCCGACCAGCTCCAGCTCACCGTCGAACTCATCGAGGCCGACGCCCACGCCCTGTCCTTCCCCGACGCCTCCTTCGACACCGTGGTGTGCACCTTCTCGCTGTGCGCCATCCCCGACGACCGGCAGGCAGTGGCCGAGATGATCCGCGTGCTGCGCCCTGGCGGTCGCCTGCTGCTTCTGGACCACGTCATCAGCTCGGGCTGGCCCACCCGCATCCTCCAACGACTGTTGGACCTCGTCACCGTGCCGCTCGGCGGTGAACACCTGTGCCGCCGCCCCCTGGTACACGTCCGGGCCGCGGGCCTGGAGATCGAAGAGCGTGACCGGTCCAAACTCGGCATCGTCGAACGCGTCGCCGCCCGCAAACCCGCCTGA
- a CDS encoding BlaI/MecI/CopY family transcriptional regulator, whose translation MTQFGELEAAIMDAVWSAGRPLRVREVLERLDRDPEPAYNTVHTVTEILYRKSWLSKEKDGRAYKYGATRSREEYVAGLMGEALAVAADRTATLARFVQQMQPGEAEELHRLLGQAVAGEASK comes from the coding sequence ATGACCCAGTTCGGCGAGTTGGAGGCCGCGATCATGGACGCGGTGTGGTCCGCGGGTCGGCCGCTGCGCGTACGCGAGGTGCTTGAGCGTCTGGACCGCGATCCCGAGCCCGCGTACAACACCGTGCACACAGTCACCGAGATCCTCTATCGCAAGAGCTGGCTGTCGAAGGAGAAGGACGGCCGGGCCTACAAGTACGGCGCCACCAGGAGCCGCGAGGAGTACGTCGCCGGGCTGATGGGCGAGGCCCTTGCCGTGGCCGCGGACCGTACCGCGACGCTGGCCCGCTTCGTGCAGCAGATGCAACCCGGCGAGGCCGAGGAGTTGCACCGCCTGCTCGGGCAGGCCGTGGCCGGGGAGGCGTCGAAGTGA
- a CDS encoding M56 family metallopeptidase yields the protein MIVAAVLFTYAILLSTLTPRLLRGAHWTERAPRLGIVVWQALGVSALTAAALAGLALTVPTVRVSADLAELLQACVMALTAQYASPGGAAAGAAGAVLTLAVLGRTAWCVGHSAVRIRRARREHREVLDMVGRPDTTRGIVVLDHEEPAAYCLPGRHRRTVITTGALRVLDDDQLEAVLTHERTHQAERHDAVLAWAQALTHAFPRVPLFRTAEAEIARLVEMRADDMAAARSGRLTTAAALLAVAGGRAPAVALAAGGSTASRRVRRLIEPCRPLSRLRIVAGSLTAAVALAVPLLVVGGPAAAATQSNYCPNGTPADQVTMMR from the coding sequence GTGATCGTCGCCGCCGTCCTGTTCACGTACGCCATCCTGCTGAGCACACTGACGCCGCGACTGCTGCGCGGGGCGCACTGGACCGAGCGGGCCCCGCGCCTGGGCATCGTGGTCTGGCAGGCACTGGGCGTCTCGGCGCTCACCGCCGCCGCGCTGGCCGGCCTCGCACTGACCGTGCCCACGGTCCGTGTCAGCGCCGACCTCGCCGAGTTGCTGCAGGCGTGCGTGATGGCGCTGACGGCGCAGTACGCCTCCCCCGGCGGGGCGGCCGCAGGCGCGGCCGGAGCCGTGCTGACCCTCGCGGTGCTCGGGCGTACGGCCTGGTGCGTCGGGCACTCGGCGGTGCGAATCCGCCGCGCCCGACGCGAGCACCGCGAAGTCCTCGACATGGTCGGGCGGCCGGACACGACTCGCGGCATCGTCGTTCTCGACCACGAGGAACCTGCCGCCTACTGCTTGCCCGGACGCCACCGTCGTACGGTGATCACGACCGGCGCCCTCCGCGTCCTCGACGACGACCAGCTTGAGGCCGTCCTCACCCACGAGCGCACCCATCAGGCCGAGCGCCACGACGCCGTACTCGCCTGGGCACAGGCGCTGACCCACGCCTTCCCCCGTGTCCCGCTGTTCCGCACCGCCGAGGCCGAAATCGCGCGGCTGGTGGAGATGCGCGCTGACGACATGGCCGCCGCCCGTTCCGGACGCCTGACCACGGCCGCCGCCCTTCTGGCGGTCGCCGGCGGGCGAGCCCCAGCGGTGGCGCTCGCGGCGGGAGGCTCGACCGCTTCCCGTCGGGTGCGCCGCCTCATCGAGCCGTGCCGCCCGCTCAGCCGACTGCGCATCGTGGCTGGTTCGCTCACGGCGGCCGTTGCGCTCGCGGTGCCGCTGCTGGTCGTCGGCGGCCCCGCAGCGGCTGCAACCCAGTCGAACTACTGCCCGAACGGCACCCCGGCCGACCAGGTCACCATGATGCGCTGA